One Micrococcales bacterium genomic region harbors:
- a CDS encoding type II toxin-antitoxin system VapC family toxin codes for MTVYYLDSSALIKRVRTEDQSAALILRLDRVTENGDHLVTSALAWVEIERAIRSFAAQQPVPDIWASVEDATAGFHRVPINDQILGSAGRIGPPVLRSLDAIHLASALRCNADRLITYDRRLAEAAELVGLRVESPA; via the coding sequence GTGACTGTCTACTACCTCGACTCAAGCGCCCTGATCAAGCGGGTACGGACCGAGGACCAAAGCGCCGCCCTGATCCTGCGCCTCGACCGCGTCACCGAGAACGGCGACCACCTGGTGACCTCGGCTTTGGCCTGGGTGGAAATCGAACGAGCCATCCGTTCATTCGCCGCCCAGCAGCCGGTTCCAGATATCTGGGCCAGCGTGGAGGACGCCACCGCCGGTTTCCACCGGGTCCCAATCAACGACCAGATCCTTGGCAGCGCCGGGCGAATCGGCCCGCCCGTCCTGCGTAGCCTGGACGCCATCCACCTGGCCAGCGCTTTGCGCTGCAACGCTGACAGGCTGATCACCTATGACCGTCGCCTGGCCGAGGCCGCAGAACTGGTTGGCCTCCGCGTCGAGTCCCCCGCATAG
- a CDS encoding HEAT repeat domain-containing protein: MKGWRGWASVIAAAGAAAVLVKRLMDGETSVLLVVIVAAALLVFAALVALGLLTAGKTTQGQLEGTGAWRHLVRGYLGTAVAKLDPDAPVLIGLGDQGLAVFDGLKESEVPVWQVDWTEIASIEAGEGELSGRVYPAVVFSGVQWLVVFLPRAQGHKMAPAGAEELANLVAEFQLARPDARRLMQLRHEAAHQVEPVGGETTIDTDEHEPGLTDEDLDGLEDELRALGLRLDDYFETPHPAVDLDSGIPILLKWLRQAPVNSKIAIATTLGQVTDRPGVFEALIAEFKNQPFPGGDDESQFRFQLAGVILEAYDDRWFAQVAELAQDRRYGLDRAGLIAALQASQLPEAVEVLISQLDDEDVQMEAIDALLTIDSPQVTASLELVLANPGTSQTVRRAAREVLDNLAK, encoded by the coding sequence ATGAAGGGTTGGCGCGGCTGGGCCAGCGTCATCGCGGCGGCGGGTGCGGCCGCGGTTCTGGTCAAGCGGCTGATGGACGGTGAAACAAGCGTGCTGCTGGTGGTGATCGTGGCAGCGGCGTTGCTGGTCTTCGCCGCCCTAGTAGCGCTTGGTCTGCTGACAGCGGGCAAGACCACCCAGGGCCAGCTCGAAGGCACCGGCGCTTGGCGGCATCTGGTCCGCGGCTACCTCGGTACAGCCGTGGCCAAGCTGGACCCGGACGCCCCAGTTCTGATAGGGCTGGGCGACCAAGGCTTGGCCGTGTTTGACGGCTTAAAGGAATCTGAGGTGCCGGTCTGGCAGGTCGACTGGACTGAAATTGCGAGTATTGAGGCCGGCGAAGGTGAGCTGTCCGGCAGGGTTTATCCGGCTGTGGTCTTCAGCGGCGTCCAATGGCTGGTCGTGTTCTTGCCCCGAGCTCAGGGCCACAAAATGGCGCCGGCCGGCGCCGAGGAGCTCGCCAACTTGGTCGCCGAGTTCCAACTGGCCAGGCCGGACGCCCGGCGTTTGATGCAGCTGCGCCACGAAGCCGCCCATCAGGTCGAACCGGTTGGTGGGGAAACGACGATCGACACGGATGAGCACGAACCCGGCCTGACTGACGAAGACTTGGATGGGCTCGAAGATGAACTCAGAGCTCTTGGCCTGCGACTCGATGACTACTTCGAAACCCCCCACCCGGCTGTTGACCTGGACAGCGGGATCCCAATCCTGCTGAAGTGGCTGCGCCAGGCCCCGGTCAACTCCAAGATCGCCATCGCCACCACCTTGGGGCAAGTCACAGACCGTCCCGGCGTTTTCGAGGCTTTGATCGCCGAGTTCAAGAACCAGCCCTTTCCAGGCGGCGATGACGAAAGCCAGTTCCGCTTTCAGCTGGCCGGGGTCATCCTTGAGGCCTACGACGACCGGTGGTTCGCCCAGGTCGCAGAGCTGGCCCAAGACCGTCGCTATGGTCTTGACCGAGCCGGCCTGATCGCGGCCCTACAGGCCTCGCAACTCCCAGAGGCCGTCGAGGTGCTGATTTCTCAGCTCGATGACGAGGACGTCCAGATGGAAGCCATTGACGCCCTGTTGACAATTGACAGTCCGCAAGTCACCGCCAGCCTGGAGCTGGTGCTGGCAAATCCTGGGACCAGCCAGACGGTGCGCCGGGCTGCCCGCGAGGTGCTGGATAATCTGGCCAAGTGA
- the pgi gene encoding glucose-6-phosphate isomerase has product MTSGPIEPTSTPAWQQLRDHVQEIATGGIDMRAWFAANPTRAGDLTYSAGDLRVDLSKNLIQPQTLRLLVNLAEAVGLRGRIEAMYSGEVINVTENRSVLHTALRRPPGMPPLMLDGFNVDTAVQGEMAKFLAFAEAVRSGSWVGVTGKPIANVVNIGIGGSDLGPAMVYQALAEFHGPIKAHFVSNVDPSDIGDCLATLDPETTLFIVASKTFTTLETLTNARLARSWLLELLQARNLVTSKDSATAAVAKHFVAVSTAQEKVADFGIDPANAFGFWDWVGGRYSVSSAIGTVLAVALGPDVFKSFLAGLHAMDQHFKDEPFETNVPVLMGLLGVMYVNFWDARTHAVLPYSQHLARFPAYLQQLTMESNGKSVKWDGSPVATTTGEVYWGEPGTNGQHAFYQLIHQGTQLVPADFIAFANPAVPLQDGEQDVHELLLANFVAQTAALAFGKTAEEVRAEGTAEALVPARVFTGGRPSTSIMAPSLTPQVMGQLIALYEHITFVQGIVWGIDSFDQWGVELGKALANQVTPALKGDAEALAGLDASSQAMVEYYKATRQR; this is encoded by the coding sequence ATGACCAGCGGCCCAATAGAACCGACCAGCACTCCAGCCTGGCAGCAGTTGCGTGACCACGTCCAAGAAATCGCCACCGGTGGCATTGACATGCGAGCCTGGTTCGCGGCCAATCCGACCCGGGCCGGCGATTTGACCTATTCAGCCGGCGACCTGCGGGTCGACCTGTCGAAGAACCTGATCCAACCCCAAACCCTTCGCCTGTTAGTCAACTTGGCTGAGGCGGTCGGACTGCGCGGCCGGATCGAGGCGATGTACAGCGGCGAAGTCATCAACGTGACCGAAAACCGTTCGGTCTTGCACACCGCCCTGCGGCGACCTCCTGGTATGCCGCCGCTAATGCTTGACGGTTTCAACGTTGACACCGCGGTCCAAGGCGAAATGGCTAAATTCTTGGCCTTTGCTGAAGCGGTCCGCTCCGGTTCTTGGGTGGGCGTGACCGGCAAACCGATCGCCAATGTGGTCAACATTGGCATTGGTGGCTCCGACCTGGGCCCGGCCATGGTTTACCAGGCTCTGGCTGAGTTCCACGGGCCCATCAAGGCACATTTCGTCTCCAACGTTGACCCGTCGGATATTGGCGACTGCCTGGCCACGTTGGATCCCGAGACCACGCTGTTTATTGTCGCGTCGAAGACCTTCACCACCCTAGAAACGCTAACCAACGCCCGTTTGGCTCGCTCTTGGCTGCTGGAGCTGCTCCAGGCCCGCAACCTGGTGACGTCGAAAGATTCGGCCACCGCAGCTGTGGCCAAACACTTCGTGGCCGTCTCCACGGCCCAAGAAAAGGTGGCCGATTTCGGTATTGATCCGGCCAACGCCTTCGGTTTCTGGGACTGGGTCGGTGGACGCTATTCGGTTAGCTCCGCCATCGGCACCGTCTTGGCGGTCGCCCTGGGACCGGATGTGTTCAAGTCCTTCCTGGCCGGGCTGCACGCCATGGACCAGCACTTCAAAGACGAGCCGTTCGAGACCAACGTGCCAGTTCTGATGGGCCTACTTGGTGTCATGTACGTCAACTTCTGGGACGCCAGGACCCACGCCGTGCTGCCTTACTCCCAGCATTTGGCTCGCTTCCCGGCCTACTTGCAGCAGCTGACCATGGAATCAAATGGCAAATCGGTCAAATGGGATGGCAGCCCAGTTGCCACCACCACCGGCGAGGTCTACTGGGGCGAGCCCGGCACCAACGGCCAGCACGCCTTCTACCAGCTAATCCATCAAGGCACCCAGCTGGTACCAGCAGATTTCATTGCCTTTGCCAACCCGGCGGTGCCGCTGCAAGATGGCGAACAGGACGTTCACGAGCTGCTCCTGGCCAACTTTGTGGCACAGACTGCCGCCTTGGCCTTCGGAAAGACGGCGGAGGAAGTTCGGGCCGAAGGCACGGCCGAAGCCCTGGTGCCGGCCCGGGTCTTCACCGGCGGGCGGCCATCGACCTCAATCATGGCGCCATCCTTGACGCCACAGGTCATGGGCCAGCTGATCGCTTTGTACGAGCACATCACCTTTGTCCAAGGCATCGTTTGGGGTATCGACTCGTTCGACCAATGGGGCGTTGAACTGGGCAAAGCCTTGGCCAACCAGGTCACCCCGGCGCTGAAAGGTGACGCCGAGGCCCTGGCCGGGCTTGATGCCTCATCCCAGGCCATGGTCGAGTACTACAAAGCCACCCGGCAGCGCTGA
- a CDS encoding hydroxymethylpyrimidine/phosphomethylpyrimidine kinase, with amino-acid sequence MRQAYVIAGSEATGGAGIQVDLKTFQQLGVYGLGTITCIVSFDPKAGWAHRFVPIDPGVIADQFEAANAAFDLDTVKVGMLGTPATIDVVAGALASKAWRHVVVDPVLICKGQEPGAALDTDNALKAKILPLATVVTPNNFEAQTLAGMDLLRNVDDLAEAGRRILLQGPSAVVVKGGIDLPGPDAVDVLVQSVPGSEPSIEVFSVPKIGQERVSGAGCTFAAAITAHLALGASVHQAVAQAKEMVTAGIVARVSGHTPFDTVWQGV; translated from the coding sequence ATGAGACAGGCCTATGTTATTGCTGGCTCCGAGGCCACAGGCGGCGCCGGCATCCAAGTCGACCTGAAGACCTTCCAGCAGCTCGGCGTCTATGGCCTGGGCACAATCACCTGCATTGTCTCCTTCGATCCCAAGGCCGGTTGGGCCCACCGGTTTGTGCCAATCGACCCTGGGGTGATTGCCGACCAGTTCGAGGCCGCCAACGCTGCCTTTGACTTGGACACCGTCAAAGTCGGCATGCTGGGCACACCCGCCACCATTGACGTCGTGGCTGGGGCGCTGGCCTCGAAGGCTTGGCGCCATGTGGTGGTTGACCCGGTGTTGATCTGCAAAGGCCAGGAGCCTGGCGCCGCTTTGGACACTGACAATGCCCTCAAAGCCAAGATCCTGCCCTTGGCCACCGTGGTCACGCCGAACAATTTCGAGGCCCAGACCCTGGCCGGGATGGACTTGCTGCGTAACGTCGATGACTTGGCTGAGGCCGGCCGGCGCATCCTGCTGCAAGGGCCCAGTGCGGTAGTCGTCAAAGGCGGGATTGACCTGCCCGGGCCCGATGCCGTAGACGTGTTGGTTCAGTCCGTGCCCGGCTCTGAGCCCTCCATCGAAGTCTTTTCGGTGCCCAAGATTGGCCAGGAACGGGTCTCCGGTGCTGGTTGCACCTTTGCCGCTGCTATCACCGCCCACCTAGCCCTGGGCGCTTCGGTGCATCAGGCCGTAGCCCAGGCCAAGGAGATGGTCACGGCCGGGATTGTGGCCCGGGTTTCTGGCCACACCCCCTTCGACACGGTTTGGCAAGGCGTCTAG
- a CDS encoding 2,3,4,5-tetrahydropyridine-2,6-dicarboxylate N-succinyltransferase: MTVGDSGITVGAGRRAHGLGLATVAGAQTVLEAWFPAPALGPLGAAWAAGENTAGGGDAPGAVGAAGATSGNGAAGGPDPGRTPPNEPTELVQLAGDDPAPGQILPAQLAQLASADPAASTRRVVVEIEIDLDRPPADPADAYLRLHLLSHRLAEPNSINLDGIFGVLQNVVWTSAGPCIPEEFEATRLALSLQTGRPVQVWGVDKFPAMTNYVLPAGVRIADASRVRLGAHLAPGTTVMHEGFINFNAGTLGTAMIEGRVSQGVVIEDGADIGGGASIMGTLSGGGQERIRIGARSLLGANAGVGISLGQDCVVEAGLYLTAGTEVTVMADAAPRLVKARDLSGQSGLLFRRDSATGQVQAWPRAKPTGELNAALHDN; the protein is encoded by the coding sequence ATGACAGTCGGAGATTCGGGCATAACGGTTGGCGCCGGCCGCCGCGCCCACGGCCTAGGTTTGGCCACGGTGGCCGGGGCGCAAACCGTGTTGGAGGCCTGGTTTCCGGCACCGGCGCTGGGCCCTTTGGGTGCGGCCTGGGCCGCCGGTGAAAACACGGCCGGCGGCGGCGATGCCCCAGGTGCGGTTGGCGCAGCCGGCGCTACCAGCGGCAACGGCGCGGCCGGTGGCCCGGACCCCGGCCGGACACCGCCTAACGAGCCGACCGAACTGGTCCAGCTGGCCGGTGATGACCCGGCACCCGGCCAGATCCTGCCCGCCCAACTGGCTCAACTGGCCAGCGCCGACCCAGCCGCCTCGACCCGGCGGGTCGTGGTCGAAATCGAAATTGACCTCGACCGTCCCCCGGCCGACCCGGCTGACGCCTATCTGAGGCTGCATTTGCTCTCGCACCGCTTGGCCGAGCCCAACTCGATCAATCTGGACGGCATCTTTGGGGTGCTGCAAAACGTGGTTTGGACCTCAGCCGGGCCGTGTATTCCAGAGGAATTCGAGGCCACCCGCCTGGCTCTGAGCCTGCAAACGGGCCGGCCAGTCCAAGTTTGGGGCGTCGACAAGTTCCCGGCCATGACCAACTACGTCTTGCCGGCTGGGGTCCGCATCGCTGACGCCAGCCGGGTGCGCCTGGGCGCTCACTTGGCCCCTGGCACCACCGTGATGCATGAAGGGTTCATCAATTTCAATGCCGGCACGTTGGGCACGGCCATGATCGAGGGTCGGGTGTCGCAAGGTGTGGTGATTGAGGATGGCGCCGATATTGGCGGCGGCGCTTCGATTATGGGCACGCTTAGCGGCGGCGGCCAAGAACGCATTCGAATTGGCGCACGCTCGCTGCTGGGCGCCAACGCCGGGGTGGGGATCTCGCTGGGGCAGGACTGCGTGGTCGAGGCGGGGTTGTATTTGACTGCCGGCACCGAGGTCACCGTCATGGCCGATGCCGCCCCCCGGCTGGTCAAGGCCCGTGACCTTTCTGGGCAGTCGGGTCTGCTGTTCCGGCGGGATTCAGCCACGGGCCAGGTTCAAGCTTGGCCCCGGGCTAAGCCAACCGGTGAACTAAACGCCGCCCTGCATGACAACTGA